In Bacillus sp. Marseille-Q1617, a genomic segment contains:
- a CDS encoding DUF554 domain-containing protein translates to MVLLGTLVNGVCIIIGTLLGVFLHRIPENMKGTVMKAIGLAVVVLGLQMGLKSENFLVVIISLALGAAWGEWMNLEDKLNAVGAWLEKKLGSKKETSISQGFVTATLIFVIGAMAVIGALDSGIRGDHDVLYTKSIIDGFTSLILTTTLGIGVMFSAVPVVLYQGLIALFATQIHQWVPQELMDAYIVEMTATGGIMIFAIGLNLIGITKIRVANLLPGILVVALVVGVIHAYHLYM, encoded by the coding sequence ATGGTATTATTAGGGACGCTTGTAAATGGAGTATGTATTATTATCGGGACGCTGCTTGGGGTCTTCCTTCACCGCATCCCCGAAAATATGAAGGGTACCGTGATGAAAGCCATTGGATTAGCGGTAGTTGTCCTTGGCTTGCAAATGGGACTGAAAAGCGAGAATTTCCTCGTTGTCATCATCAGTCTGGCTCTCGGGGCGGCCTGGGGGGAATGGATGAATTTAGAGGACAAGCTGAACGCAGTCGGTGCATGGTTGGAAAAGAAGCTGGGAAGCAAGAAAGAAACATCCATTTCACAAGGATTTGTTACTGCCACTTTGATCTTTGTCATTGGTGCAATGGCTGTCATCGGGGCTCTTGACAGTGGTATAAGGGGAGATCATGATGTTCTCTATACAAAGTCGATCATCGATGGTTTCACTTCCTTGATCTTGACGACTACGTTGGGAATCGGGGTCATGTTTTCTGCTGTCCCGGTTGTCCTTTATCAAGGGCTGATCGCACTATTTGCCACTCAGATTCATCAATGGGTCCCGCAGGAGCTTATGGATGCTTATATTGTGGAGATGACGGCGACCGGCGGTATCATGATTTTTGCCATCGGGCTGAACCTGATAGGAATCACCAAGATACGGGTAGCCAACTTATTGCCGGGTATTTTAGTGGTAGCGCTTGTTGTCGGCGTGATCCACGCTTATCATTTATATATGTAA
- the rsmG gene encoding 16S rRNA (guanine(527)-N(7))-methyltransferase RsmG, translating to MNVDQFQSMLEEKGISLSPGQLDQFERYFEILVEWNEKMNLTAITDKEEVYLKHFYDSISAAFFIDFTDVKTICDVGAGAGFPSIPLKICFPHLHITIVDSLNKRISFLNHLSKELGLENTHFYHDRAETFGKKNEHRESYDIVTARAVARMSVLSELCLPLVKKGGLFVAMKASNASEELNTGKKAIATLGGQTEKVFSFVLPEEESERNIVKINKVKETPNKYPRKPGTPNKLPLE from the coding sequence ATGAATGTAGACCAATTCCAATCCATGCTCGAGGAGAAGGGGATTTCTCTTTCTCCCGGGCAATTAGATCAATTCGAACGTTATTTTGAAATTCTTGTCGAGTGGAATGAAAAGATGAATCTGACCGCCATCACGGACAAGGAAGAAGTATATTTAAAGCACTTCTATGATTCAATCAGTGCAGCATTTTTTATTGATTTTACCGATGTGAAAACGATATGTGATGTGGGAGCAGGTGCAGGGTTTCCAAGTATCCCTCTTAAAATCTGTTTCCCTCACCTACATATAACCATTGTCGATTCATTGAATAAACGTATTTCATTCCTGAATCATCTGTCTAAAGAGCTGGGACTGGAGAATACTCATTTTTACCATGACCGGGCAGAGACCTTCGGGAAAAAGAATGAACACCGTGAATCCTACGATATCGTGACAGCGAGGGCGGTGGCCAGAATGTCCGTGTTAAGCGAACTTTGCCTGCCACTCGTGAAAAAAGGCGGATTGTTCGTAGCGATGAAGGCTTCAAATGCCAGCGAAGAATTAAACACAGGGAAAAAAGCGATTGCGACACTTGGAGGACAGACAGAAAAAGTATTTTCATTTGTCCTTCCCGAAGAAGAAAGTGAACGTAATATCGTGAAAATAAACAAAGTAAAAGAAACACCTAATAAGTATCCAAGAAAGCCGGGTACACCAAATAAATTACCGTTGGAATAG
- a CDS encoding ParA family protein: MGRIIAVTNQKGGVGKTTTSVNLGACLAYIGQKVLLVDIDPQGNATSGVGVEKGDVHQCIYDVLVDDVDVKETIKQSKVENLTIVPATISLAGAEIELVPTISREVRLKKALEKVKDEYDYIIIDCPPSLGLLTINALTASDAVVIPVQCEYYALEGLSQLLSTVRLVQKHLNHELMIDGVLLTMLDARTNLGIQVIEEVKKYFQDKVYRTIIPRNVRLSEAPSHGEPIIIYDAKSRGAEVYLELAKEVVANG, encoded by the coding sequence TTGGGAAGAATAATAGCGGTGACCAACCAAAAAGGCGGTGTGGGCAAAACGACCACTTCCGTTAATTTGGGTGCGTGCTTAGCATACATAGGGCAAAAAGTTCTGCTCGTAGATATCGACCCCCAAGGAAATGCCACGAGTGGTGTTGGAGTGGAAAAAGGTGATGTACATCAATGCATTTATGATGTTCTCGTTGATGATGTCGATGTAAAAGAAACCATCAAACAATCCAAAGTCGAGAACCTTACAATTGTGCCTGCAACCATATCATTAGCAGGGGCGGAAATTGAATTAGTTCCCACCATATCTCGTGAAGTTCGATTGAAGAAAGCATTGGAAAAAGTCAAAGATGAATATGACTATATTATTATTGATTGCCCGCCATCTTTAGGGCTCTTGACGATTAATGCACTGACAGCTTCGGATGCAGTCGTGATCCCGGTGCAATGTGAATATTATGCACTCGAAGGATTGAGCCAGCTTTTGAGCACGGTGCGCTTAGTTCAAAAACACCTGAATCATGAATTGATGATAGACGGTGTGCTGTTAACCATGCTGGATGCCCGTACTAACCTTGGAATTCAAGTCATCGAAGAGGTCAAGAAGTACTTTCAAGATAAAGTGTACCGCACAATTATCCCGCGTAATGTTCGCTTGAGTGAAGCACCCAGTCACGGTGAACCCATCATTATTTATGATGCTAAGTCCAGGGGAGCGGAAGTTTATTTAGAACTGGCAAAGGAAGTGGTGGCGAATGGCTAA
- the mnmG gene encoding tRNA uridine-5-carboxymethylaminomethyl(34) synthesis enzyme MnmG, with protein MQYDAGQYDVIVIGAGHAGVEAGLASARMGAKTLMVTINLDMVAFMPCNPSVGGPAKGIVVREIDALGGEMGRNIDKTHIQMRMLNTGKGPAVRALRAQADKFLYQHEMKRTLENEPNMTLLQGMVEELIVEDGECKGVVTMTGAAYRAKTVVITTGTFLRGEIILGDLKYSSGPNNQQPSIRLADHLRELGFDTVRFKTGTPPRVNSSSIDYSKTEIQPGDDVPRAFSYETTKYITDQLPCWLTYTNEETHKLIDENLHRSPMYSGMIKGTGPRYCPSIEDKVVRFHDKPRHQIFLEPEGRNTQEVYVQGLSTSLPEDVQQKILSTIPGLEKVQMMRAGYAIEYDSIVPTQLWPTLETKKIKNLYTAGQINGTSGYEEAAGQGLMAGINAACRALDKEEVILSRSDAYIGVLIDDLITKGTNEPYRLLTSRAEYRLLLRHDNADLRLTDIGKNIGLISDERYQRFTEKKEAIQAEKERLEGIRIKPVEETQAVIREAGGSELKDGILAADLLKRPEMNYSHIKRLVPSEAELSPDVEEQVEIQVKYEGYIEKSLQQVDKLKKMENKKIPENIDYEAISGLASEARQKLIEVRPLSLAQASRISGVNPADISILLVYIEQGKIAKVSGDQ; from the coding sequence ATGCAATATGACGCAGGACAATATGATGTCATTGTCATTGGTGCTGGACATGCCGGCGTTGAAGCGGGACTGGCTTCTGCCCGGATGGGAGCGAAAACGTTAATGGTGACCATCAATCTTGATATGGTTGCCTTTATGCCGTGTAATCCATCTGTCGGCGGTCCGGCAAAAGGGATTGTAGTACGTGAAATTGATGCCCTCGGTGGTGAGATGGGGCGTAATATCGATAAAACGCATATTCAGATGCGGATGCTGAATACAGGGAAAGGTCCGGCTGTCCGTGCCCTTAGAGCGCAGGCAGACAAATTCCTTTATCAGCATGAAATGAAGCGCACGCTTGAAAATGAACCAAATATGACCCTCCTTCAAGGAATGGTCGAAGAGTTGATCGTCGAAGACGGTGAATGTAAAGGTGTCGTGACCATGACCGGTGCCGCTTATCGTGCAAAAACGGTCGTCATTACGACAGGTACATTCCTGCGCGGGGAGATTATTCTGGGAGACTTGAAATACTCCAGCGGTCCGAACAACCAGCAGCCTTCCATCCGCTTGGCGGATCATCTCAGGGAGCTTGGGTTTGATACGGTCCGTTTCAAAACGGGAACGCCTCCGCGTGTCAACAGCTCATCAATCGATTATTCCAAAACGGAAATTCAGCCGGGTGATGATGTACCGCGTGCGTTCAGTTATGAGACAACAAAATATATCACGGATCAGCTGCCTTGCTGGCTGACGTACACAAATGAAGAAACACATAAATTAATCGACGAGAATCTACATCGTTCTCCGATGTATTCAGGTATGATCAAAGGGACGGGCCCTCGTTACTGCCCAAGCATCGAAGATAAAGTGGTTCGTTTCCATGACAAGCCGCGTCACCAGATCTTCCTGGAGCCTGAAGGAAGAAACACGCAGGAAGTATACGTGCAAGGATTATCGACGAGCCTTCCTGAAGACGTGCAGCAAAAAATCCTTTCTACGATCCCTGGTCTTGAAAAGGTACAGATGATGCGTGCCGGATACGCGATCGAGTACGATTCAATCGTGCCGACCCAACTATGGCCGACACTTGAGACGAAAAAAATCAAAAATCTTTACACTGCAGGACAGATCAACGGGACTTCCGGTTATGAAGAAGCTGCCGGACAGGGACTGATGGCCGGTATCAATGCTGCCTGCCGTGCCCTGGATAAAGAAGAAGTCATCCTCAGCCGTTCCGATGCTTATATCGGCGTATTGATCGACGATCTAATAACAAAAGGAACAAATGAGCCTTATCGCTTATTAACTTCCCGTGCTGAATACCGATTATTATTACGACATGACAACGCAGATCTGCGCCTGACGGATATCGGGAAAAACATCGGGTTGATTTCCGACGAAAGATACCAGCGTTTCACTGAAAAGAAAGAAGCGATCCAAGCTGAGAAGGAGCGTCTCGAAGGCATCCGCATCAAACCTGTGGAAGAAACTCAGGCCGTCATCCGTGAAGCTGGAGGCAGTGAACTGAAGGATGGCATTCTTGCAGCCGATCTATTGAAGCGTCCTGAAATGAATTACAGCCATATCAAACGCCTTGTACCAAGTGAGGCTGAGCTTTCTCCGGATGTTGAAGAACAGGTAGAGATCCAAGTGAAGTACGAAGGATATATCGAAAAATCCCTTCAACAAGTCGATAAGCTGAAAAAGATGGAAAACAAAAAAATCCCTGAAAACATTGATTACGAAGCGATCAGCGGCTTGGCTTCAGAGGCCAGACAAAAACTGATTGAAGTGCGCCCGCTGTCACTTGCTCAGGCTTCTAGAATCTCAGGGGTCAATCCTGCTGACATCTCAATCTTGCTTGTGTATATCGAACAAGGGAAAATTGCGAAAGTTTCAGGCGATCAATAG
- a CDS encoding ParB/RepB/Spo0J family partition protein, producing the protein MAKGLGKGINALFQNVQSPQNEESVQEVKLKDIRPNPYQPRKIFDPGAIEELKESILEHGILQPIIVRKSIKGYEIVVGERRYRAATAAKLDVVPVVVRELNDQQMMELAVLENLQREDLTPIEEGAAYQMLMDKLKITQEEVAKRLGKSRPHIANHIRLLSLPAPIQELISEGKLTMGHGRALLGLKNKKNLSTLVNRILKESLNVRQLEKIVGEMNGSVSRETKKPEKKKDVFIKEQESMLRERFGTTVTIKQSKKKGKIELEFFSKEDLDRILELLQDK; encoded by the coding sequence ATGGCTAAAGGTTTAGGGAAGGGTATTAATGCCCTTTTTCAAAACGTACAATCTCCTCAAAATGAAGAAAGTGTTCAAGAAGTAAAGCTGAAAGACATACGGCCGAATCCTTATCAGCCGCGTAAAATTTTTGACCCTGGTGCAATCGAAGAGTTAAAGGAATCGATTTTGGAGCACGGGATTCTGCAGCCGATCATTGTCAGAAAGTCGATTAAAGGGTACGAAATCGTGGTTGGAGAACGGCGTTACCGTGCAGCGACCGCTGCCAAGTTAGACGTTGTCCCTGTGGTGGTCCGTGAATTGAATGACCAGCAGATGATGGAACTTGCCGTACTGGAAAACCTTCAGCGGGAGGATTTGACTCCGATTGAAGAAGGGGCAGCGTATCAGATGTTAATGGATAAGCTGAAAATCACCCAGGAGGAAGTGGCAAAACGCTTAGGGAAAAGCCGTCCTCATATCGCAAACCATATTCGGCTGCTTTCATTGCCGGCACCGATCCAAGAATTGATTTCTGAAGGGAAATTAACGATGGGTCACGGCCGTGCCTTGCTGGGATTGAAAAACAAAAAGAATCTTTCGACCCTCGTGAATCGTATCCTGAAAGAATCATTGAACGTTCGCCAGCTTGAAAAAATCGTCGGTGAAATGAACGGAAGTGTTTCACGTGAAACAAAGAAGCCTGAGAAGAAGAAAGATGTATTCATTAAAGAACAGGAATCCATGCTGCGTGAGCGATTTGGAACAACGGTGACAATCAAACAATCCAAGAAAAAAGGGAAAATTGAACTTGAATTTTTCTCCAAGGAAGACTTGGACCGGATATTGGAGCTGCTTCAGGATAAATAA
- the noc gene encoding nucleoid occlusion protein produces the protein MKHPFSRFFGLGEKEQDVESEESSVVEDRDEVKKIPVAQIVPNRFQPRTVFNDEKIEELSRTIHTHGIIQPIVVRQSADDQFEIIAGERRYRAVQKLGWETVPAIVKNLSDTETASVALIENLQREELSPIEEAIAYGKLLELHNLTQEALAQRLGKGQSTVANKLRLLKLPEEIHHALLDKKITERHARALIPLKKPEKQIELLGEIVEKSLNVKQTEDRVVKMLEGSAQKPKPKRKAFSKDMRIAVNTIRQSLSMVSDSGINLNAEEEEHDEFYQFTIRIPKKK, from the coding sequence ATGAAGCATCCTTTCTCTCGTTTTTTTGGTCTGGGTGAAAAAGAGCAAGATGTTGAATCTGAAGAATCAAGTGTAGTGGAAGATCGAGATGAGGTAAAGAAAATACCAGTGGCTCAAATCGTTCCAAATCGCTTTCAACCAAGAACCGTTTTTAATGATGAAAAAATAGAAGAGCTATCCAGAACGATACACACGCATGGAATCATACAGCCGATCGTTGTCAGACAGTCGGCTGATGATCAGTTTGAAATTATTGCAGGGGAACGCCGTTACAGAGCCGTTCAAAAACTTGGCTGGGAAACCGTTCCTGCCATCGTCAAAAACCTGAGCGATACCGAAACGGCTTCAGTCGCTTTAATCGAAAACCTGCAAAGGGAAGAGCTTTCTCCGATTGAAGAAGCGATTGCCTACGGAAAATTGCTGGAATTGCATAATCTGACCCAGGAAGCACTTGCTCAGCGTTTAGGAAAAGGACAGTCCACAGTGGCAAATAAGCTTCGTCTCCTAAAGCTTCCAGAAGAAATTCATCATGCTTTATTAGATAAGAAAATTACGGAACGACATGCACGTGCACTGATTCCATTGAAAAAACCCGAGAAACAGATCGAGCTTCTTGGTGAAATCGTCGAAAAAAGCTTGAATGTCAAGCAGACAGAGGACAGAGTGGTAAAAATGCTGGAAGGCTCTGCCCAAAAACCAAAGCCGAAGCGTAAAGCATTCTCGAAGGACATGCGCATAGCCGTCAATACAATCCGTCAATCTCTTTCCATGGTCTCCGACAGCGGGATCAACCTCAACGCCGAGGAAGAAGAGCACGACGAATTCTATCAATTTACCATTCGCATTCCCAAGAAAAAATAG